One window of Marmota flaviventris isolate mMarFla1 chromosome 5, mMarFla1.hap1, whole genome shotgun sequence genomic DNA carries:
- the Elovl7 gene encoding very long chain fatty acid elongase 7: MAFSDLTSRTVRFYDNFIKDADPRVEDWLLMSSPLPQTIILGLYVYFVTSLGPKLMENRKPFELKKVMITYNFSIVLFSLYMCYEFVMSGWGTGYSFRCEIVDYSRSPTALRMAHTCWLYYFSKFIELLDTIFFVLRKKNSQVTFLHVFHHTIMPWTWWFGVKFAAGGLGTFHAFINTAVHVVMYFYYGLCAMGPAYQKYLWWKKYLTSLQLVQFVIVTIHIGQIFFMEDCKYQFPVFLYIIMSYGFIFLLLFLHFWYRAYTKGQRLPKSVNNGNCKNKRH; the protein is encoded by the exons ATGGCCTTCAGTGATCTTACATCGAGGACCGTGCgtttttatgataattttatcAAAGATGCTG atCCAAGAGTTGAAGATTGGCTCCTCATGTCCTCGCCTCTGCCACAAACCATCATCCTGGGACTCTATGTCTATTTTGTCACTTCTCTGGGACCAAAGCTCATGGAGAATCGAAAACCCTTTGAACTCAAGAAAGTGATGATAACGTACAATTTTTCCATAGTACTCTTTTCTTTGTATATGTGTTATGAG TTTGTGATGTCTGGCTGGGGTACAGGTTATTCATTTCGATGTGAAATTGTTGACTATTCACGGTCACCCACAGCTTTAAGG ATGGCACACACCTGCTGGCTTTATTACTTCTCCAAATTTATTGAGCTGTTAGACACT atCTTTTTTGTTCTGCGTAAGAAAAATAGCCAAGTGACTTTCCTTCATGTCTTCCATCATACCATCATGCCATGGACCTGGTGGTTTGGAGTCAAATTTGCTGCAG gtgGTTTGGGAACATTCCATGCCTTTATAAATACAGCTGTGCATGTAGTCATGTATTTCTACTATGGACTTTGTGCAATGGGACCAGCCTACCAGAAGTATTTGtggtggaaaaaatatttgacatctTTACAACTT gtgcagTTTGTTATTGTCACCATCCACATAGGCCAGATCTTTTTCATGGAGGATTGCAAGTACCAGTTTCCAGTCTTTCTCTACATTATTATGAGTTATGGGTTCATCTTTCTGCTGCTCTTTCTCCACTTTTGGTACCGTGCTTACACCAAGGGTCAGAGATTGCCTAAAAGTGTAAATAATGGAAACTGCAAAAACAAACGTCACTAA